One genomic segment of Helianthus annuus cultivar XRQ/B chromosome 14, HanXRQr2.0-SUNRISE, whole genome shotgun sequence includes these proteins:
- the LOC110909158 gene encoding transmembrane 9 superfamily member 2, giving the protein MSVIRWLTVALLLAFCTNKVHSDASDHKYKPADEVPIYANKVGPFHNPSETYRYYDLPFCLPARLKEKPEALGEVLNGDRLVSAPYKLDFMVEKDSEIVCKKTLTKDEVSKFRKAVTKDYYFQMYYDDLPFWGFLGKVEKDKNDPSEEKYYLFKHIHFEIHYNKDRVIEINAKADPSAVVDLTEDKEVEVEFMYTVRWKETNVPYESRMEKYSQSSSQPHHLEIHWFSIINSCVTVLLLTGFLATILMRVLKNDFVKYAHDEEAADDQEETGWKYIHGDVFRYPKYKSLFAAALGSGTQLFALALFIFILALVGVFYPYNRGALFTALVVIYALTSGIAGYTAASFYHQLEGTNWVRNLLLTGCLFCGPLFLTFCFLNTVAIAYTATAALPFGTIVVIVLIWTLVTSPLLVLGGIAGKNSKAEFQAPVRTTKYPREIPPLPWYRKTVPQMAMAGFLPFSAIYIELYYIFASVWGHRIYTIYSILFIVFIILLIVTAFITVALTYFQLAAEDHEWWWRSFLCGGSTGVFIYGYCLYYYYERSDMSGFMQTSFFFGYMACICYGFFLMLGTVGFRAALFFVRHIYRSIKCE; this is encoded by the exons ATGTCGGTGATACGGTGGTTGACGGTGGCCCTGCTACTCGCATTTTGCACTAACAAAGTTCATTCCGATGCCTCAGATCACAAATACAAACCCGCTGATGAAGTACCTATATACGCCAACAAAGTTGGCCCCTTTCATAACCCTAG TGAAACATACCGATATTATGATCTACCATTCTGTTTACCAG CTCGTTTGAAGGAGAAACCAGAAGCTCTTGGTGAAGTACTTAACGGAGACCGTTTAGTCAGCGCTCCTTATAAGCTTGACTTCATGGTCGAAAAAGACTCGGAAATCGTTTGCAAAAAAACACTTACAAAAGACGAAGTATCTAAATTCCGAAAAGCCGTTACCAAAGATTACTATTTCCAAATGTACTATGACGACTTACCTTTCTGGGGATTTTTAGGGAAGgttgaaaaagacaaaaatgaCCCTAGTGAGGAAAAATATTACCTGTTCAAGCATATTCACTTCGAGATCCACTACAACAAAGACCGCGTGATCGAGATAAACGCAAAAGCCGATCCTAGTGCTGTCGTGGATCTCACAGAAGACAAAGAAGTCGAGGTGGAGTTTATGTACACTGTAAGGTGGAAAGAAACTAACGTTCCGTATGAGAGTCGGATGGAGAAATACTCGCAATCTTCTTCACAACCGCATCACCTTGAAATTCATTGGTTTTCGATTATTAACTCGTGTGTCACGGTTCTTCTCTTAACTGGTTTCCTTGCCACCATTCTTATGCGAGTCCTAAAGAATGATTTTGTCAA GTACGCGCATGATGAAGAGGCAGCGGATGATCAAGAGGAAACCGGGTGGAAGTACATTCACGGTGACGTTTTCAGGTATCCGAAGTACAAGTCTCTGTTTGCCGCTGCACTTGGTTCCGGTACCCAGCTATTTGCTCT CGCACTTTTTATCTTCATACTCGCTCTAGTTGGTGTATTTTATCCATATAATCGCGGAGCCCTCTTTACCGCACTAGTTGTCATATACGCTCTTACGTCCGGGATTGCAGGCTATACCGCAGCCTCATTTTATCACCAGCTAGAAGGAACTAACTGG GTGAGGAACTTGCTATTGACCGGCTGCTTGTTCTGTGGGCCCCTCTTTCTTACATTCTGCTTTCTAAACACTGTTGCAATCGCGTACACTGCTACTGCTGCTCTACCCTTCGGGACAATAGTCGTGATTGTGCTAATATGGACACTGGTGACTTCACCGTTGTTAGTATTGGGTGGTATTGCTGGCAAAAACAGCAAGGCTGAATTTCAAGCACCCGTTCGTACCACGAAATATCCCAGAGAGATCCCACCGTTACCGTGGTACCGTAAAACCGTCCCTCAAATGGCCATGGCCGGCTTTCTTCCGTTCAGTGCAATCTACATTGAGCTTTATTACATCTTTGCCAGTGTGTGGGGCCACAGGATTTATACCATTTACAGCATCTTATTTATAGTCTTTATCATTCTTCTCATTGTTACCGCCTTTATAACTGTGGCGTTGACTTATTTCCAACTTGCCGCTGAAGACCATGAATGGTGGTGGag ATCTTTTCTATGTGGTGGTTCGACGGGTGTTTTCATCTACGGGTATTGCTTGTATTATTACTATGAGCGCTCTGACATGTCGGGATTCATGCAAACATCGTTTTTCTTTGGTTACATGGCTTGCATCTGTTACGGTTTCTTTCTCATGCTTGGGACGGTCGGTTTTCGTGCTGCTTTGTTCTTTGTTCGACACATATACCGCTCCATCAAGTGTGAATAG